TCAAGCTAGCCGCATCAGTGGTGTAAACCCAGCAGATATTTCTGTTTTAATGGTGTATGTTCAAAGCGGGAGATATACGGTGTTGGAAGCAAGTAACTAATAATAGCCGATTATTCTTGTCAGAGCCCAGTGTTTTGATATAATAGTCTTGAAAAAATGACATAATGACATACGGTTGAGCGCATGCGTTCAAGGACTTTTCTTCAGGGATGGGAAGAAGTTCTTGAGCATGCGCTTTTTTGTGTTCATTTTTAGGAGGAATAGTAATGACAACTTTTATTTCAAGCCAATCTTGGCTGATTTTAATGCTTATTTTTGCAGCATCTTTGTATCTTTTATCTAAGGCGACGGATCATTTGGTTGACCACGCAGTAACGTTATCGCGTCAGTTCGGCGTATCGGAACTTCTCATTGGCGCAACAATTGTGTCACTCGGAACCACTCTTCCCGAACTAGCCACCTCAGTCGTTGCCCTTATCAACGGCACAACTGACTTTGCTTTAGGCAATGCGATTGGGTCTGTGGTAACCAATACCACCTTAGTATTAGGGGTAGGCAGTTTAGCAGGTAGTATGCCCGTAGCCAAAACAACGGCCAGTCGCTTACCTTTTTTAATTGGATCAATTCTTTTGATAATAGTGGCGAGTCAGTATCCCTTTGAGAACCATTTTTTCTCAGCAGGACAGATTCATCCACTAATTGGGGTGGCGCTTTTATTAGGGCTAGGCCTCTATATGTGGTTGTCGTTTAGAACTCCGGCAGGGGAGGCAGAACATAAGGAAAAAGCGGTTGAGCCAAACCAACCAACTGCCTTATTTTTGAAAGAAGGATTGATTATTTTCATTAGTGCCGTTGGGGTGGCTGCCAGCGCCAGTATTTTGGTGAGCACGGTTGAGACGGCCGCTAGCCGGCTGGGCGTTTCAGAAGCAGTGATCGCGGGGACGGTGGTCGCCTTGGGAACGAGTTTACCTGAATTGAGCACCACTTATGCCTCAGTTAAGAAAGGCTATGGTGGATTGGCGATCGGAAATATTATTGGCGCCAATAGCCTTAACTTGCTCTTAGTTCTCGGTGTCTCCATTGCCTTTTCGCCAGCTGGATTGGGCGTGCCGGCTATTTTTTACCAGCTTCATTTTCCGCTGGCAGTCCTCGTCATCGGTATGCTGACCTATTTTATTTTTAATACTAAAAAATTGGCAATTAGTAAGCGAGAGGGGCTGATTCTGCTGGTGGTTTACTTCATTTATTTATTGCTTAATCTTGTTTTATAGTGAAAAACCAACTTCAGCGTCGAAAAACTCAGTGAAGTTGGTCAATTAGGCATTTTTTCCAACTTCAGGGGAAAAAAGAAGGCTGAACTTGGTCGAATGAGGCTTTTCGCCAACTTCAGGGAGAAAATTGGCTGTGAAGTTGTTTTTTTATCTGAAAAGAAATCAAATCAGAAGAAATTCTTAGTTGAAATAGGTTACAATAGTAAAAGAAATTGTCTTGAGGAGTGAATGATATGTTTGGAAATGAAAAAGTGACATTGAGTAATGGAACAACGATTCCAGTTCTTGGTTACGGAACTTGGCGTAATACAGATCCGAAAGAGTGTGTGGAAGGTGTGAAGGTTGCTTTAGAATTAGGCTACCGTCATATTGATACGGCGCAAATGTACGGCAATGAAGAATTGGTTGGGGAAGGGATGCGCTTGAGCGGTGTGCCGCGTGAGGAAATCTACTTAACGAGCAAGTTAAATAACTCCAACCATGGTTATGAAAATGCGGTTCGTACGATTGATGAGTCGTTAGAAAAATTGGGAACTGACTATATGGACTTGTTCTTAATTCACTGGCCAGAGGTTGCGGGTCACGAAGAGGATTGGGCAGAAGATAACATTGAAACATGGCGTGCGCTAGAAGAAGCGTATGAAGCAGGCAAATTAAAAGCGATTGGTGTCAGCAACTTTAAAGTGAAACACTTAGAAAACTTGCTACCAAACTGCCGTATTAAGCCGATGGTTAACCAAATTCGTCTTCACCCAGGTGTTTTACAAACAGAAACAGTTGCGATGAGTCGTGAAGCGGGTATGGCGATTGAAGCGTGGTCACCACTATCACCGATTCCACAAATGTTAGAGGACGATGCTATTGTTAAGATGGCAGAGAAATATAAAAAAAGCATTGCGCAATTGTTACTGCGCTACTGCTTAGATAAAAACTATATTCCGTTAACAAAATCCGTTCATTCTGAACGAATTAAAGAAAACGCTGAAATCTTTGATTTCAAATTGGAACAAGCCGACCTTGATTACTTCGATCAATGGGAATGGCAAGGGGATATTTTCTTATAAAATTTATAAATAGAAAAATCATCATCTTTTGGCTTTAGTACCGTGCGTACCGAAGATGATGATTTTTTTATGTTTTTTTAAAGTTATTGTAATGAAAGAAGCTGATTATTTCAAATAGATTAAATTTAATTCAAATATTTTTTTAATTCCTCTTGATGAGCCTTCGCATTGATATTATCTCCGAGTGAGTACATGGTTTCAATGGCCTTCATGCAGTGTTGTTTCCCTACTTCAATATTTCCTTTTTTAATCTCATATAGTCCTTTAAGATAATTAACTTTATTCTTTTCATAGTAAAATCTTGTATTTTCTAGGTTCCTATCAGCAAGTAAAAAGAGAGAATCAAGCCTATGTAGTTCATCCTGTTCAATCATAACGATGATGACATTGCAGGCAATTAAGGCTAAATCATTTTTTAGGTAAAAAATATCAGAAAAGAAGCTGGCTTTTTTAAAAGCTACTTTGCAAAGAAAGTCAATTGAATCAATGGGCAGAGAAAATAAGGAGTTTCCAAATAGACTGAGTTCGTAATAGCCCCAATCCTCTACCTGAAGTAAATAGTTTGTTATCAATTTAACTTGATTATTATCAAAAGCTAGACCGCTGATTTTATTTATGTATTGATTGATAAGGACGATGTTGTGCTTATGTCTATAATTGCCATCTAACTCGAGATATTCTTTTTCTTGATTTAACAGTTTATTTAACAAAAAAAGGTCATCAGAAATGAGGGCCTCCCTGTAATTTTTAAAAAAGTTTTTTTGTGAGTATTCTTTTCCGCTTGAATTTAGTTCTTCGAATTCCCTAAGATTAACATTCAAACGTTCTAACAGAGACAGGAAACTTGAAGCTGATATATCGCTGCTATTACGTTCATATTTTGATAAAAAAGGTAATGATATAATGCCATCAGCAAGTTGTGCTAACGTCATGTTTTTTGATTTTCTAAGTATTCGAATTGTTTTTCCTAAGTTAGTCATATTTCCCACCTCTTACATAGTTAAATAATTTTACCATAATATTGTCATTTAACATATAAGAAAAAAATAATAAATTTTAGATAATAAAAGTTATTATTAGGGAGCGATTAAAAGAGGGAGGTAAGTAAGTATGAGTAAAAAGATTAAATATGTTCAAGTTTTCACAAATTTATTGTTTATAGGCGTGAGCTTACTCCAAACTATTATATTGGAAGATGATAATAGCGCGATCAGAACTATTGGTATTATTGAATTAATTGACGGGTAGTAGTGTTTACTATCCAAATAAACAACTGCTCTTGAGTACAATACTATTATATATAAGGAAGTTATTTTTGTAAGTCTACTGTCCATGTTTTTATTAAAATCTAGTTTTTTTATTAAAATATGGAATTTACGAAAATTAAATACTCTTTCTAGAGTGCTATATAAAACTAATAAATGAAGGAGGCAGTTTAATAATTATGATTAGTGTAAAAGGACTATCTAAAACGTTTTATGGGCAACTTGCCTTGAATGATATTAATTTTTCAATTGCCAAGGGGGAAATATTTGGTTTTCTAGGTCCCTCTGGTGCTGGTAAGACGACAACTATTAATATTCTAACAGGTCAATTATTAGCTGATTCAGGGCAAGTGATTATGTTTGACAAAGAAGTTGGACATTTACAAGCTTCTGATTTTGAACGAGTAGGTATTGTTAGTGATACGAGTGGTTATTATGAAAAGTTGAGTTTATACAAAAATATTTTATTGTATGCAAAACTATTTGGGGTTAAAAAACAAGAAGTTGATGAGATTTTAAAAAGGGTCGATTTGTATGCTAGTAAGGACAAACCAGCTGAAAAGCTTTCTACTGGTATGAAGCAACGTATGTTATTAGCTAGAGCGATTATTAACAAACCAGATGTGTTATTTTTAGATGAACCAACGAGTGGTTTAGATCCAACAACTTCGAAACGAATCCACGAACTTCTACTTGAATTGAAGTCATCAGGTACTAGTATTTTTTTAACAACCCATGATATGAATGAAGCAACGTTTCTATGTGATAGATTAGTACTTCTGAATCAAGGAGAACTGATAGAATCAGGGACACCACAAGAAATTATTCATAGAAATAATCATGTAAAGGCGTTGAAAATAGCGTTTATAGATGGAAGTTCTGTAAAAATACCATTTGAGAACTTAACATCATATATTTCGAGAGATGATATTTTTTCAATACATTCTTGTGAGCCTACGCTAGAGGATATTTTTATTAAATTGACAGGAGTGAGGTTAGATGCTCAATAGAACAGTAACACTGATTTGGCTACGTGCGCAGATGTTATTAAGTAATAAGAATCTATTAATTCAAATCGCTATGCCATATGCCTTAGCTTTGCTATATAAAAAATTTCTAAATCCATCTGGGGGAAATACAATTGAAATTTTATTTACATGTCTAGGGATGTCCTTTGCCTTTTCTTTAGGAAATATGGTATCGAATATTATTTCTGAAGAGAAGGAAAAAAATAATTTAAAAACTCTTATTTTGTCTGGAGTCGGTAGTAGCGAATATATTATATCAACACTATTTTTTCCAATTATATTGGGTGTTTTAACAATAGTATCTTTTCCATTGTTGGTTGAATCGAACTTAGGGAACAATTATTTGAATTACTGGATAGTTTCTGTCTTGACTGCCATTGCAGTTGTATTGTTGAACTTGTCGATTGCTTTGCTCTCTAGTTCACAATCGAAAACCCAAATCAATACACTTCCAGTTATATTTATTACTAGCCTTTTGCCGATGTTTTCTCTTTCAAATCATACTCTTGAAAAGATTAACAGTTACAGCTTTATGGGAAGCTATACAGAGTTTTTTGTTAGTTTGACGAAAAACTCCGACTATTCAATTAAATCCGAGTCTTTTTATGTTTTGTTAGCGTGGCTAATCGTGCTTTTAGCTTTGAATATGGTAGCTTTTAAAATGAACTTATCAGGAAAAGTAACTAAGAAAACAAAAAAGCTTAATTTAGGATATCTTTTTTTAAAAAAAAGCATATAACACATTGATATTTATTTAAGAGATTTTAATTGAGAGTAGTTACTGTTGTATTAATGTATTGAAGGGAGGTGACAAATATGTATGCATTTATTGCTGGGGTAGCGTTCGGAATCTATCTGTACTGTAAATAAAATATTTAAGAATGTTTACGGGAGGAGGGAATTTTATGTTTGCAGTAGGCGTAGTAGTTGGTTTTCTCGCAGCATGGGCTATTAAGGGATAATAAAAGAGTTTAGGTAAATACTTATTAAGTAGAGGCTACATACGTTTACGTATGTAGCTTCTTTTTTCTAAACTCTTTTATTACAGTTAAGTTTAATGTTAAGAAGAGTGTTTGTCAAACAATCTTGATCTAAGAAGTGCATATGTCATCTTAAAACAAAAAAACCCGTCTACCCTTCAGCTGAAGGATAGACGGGCAATTATCGGTTATTTTTCTCTAACGGTTTTTAATGCTTCGCCCCAGCTAATGACTTGGTCGAGTTGGGCATTAAAGGTATCTTCGTGTAAGGCAGCTGGTGTAAATTCGCTCATGTTTTCGAAGTCAGTAAAGAGTGACATAGCAACATGGGTACGAACGGATGCGACTTGTAATTCTGCTAAAACAATACGCAATGCTTCTGCTGCGCGGACACCGCCTGATGAGCCGTAGCTAACAATTCCGGCAGGTTTGTTATTGAATTCGACATATAGATAGTCGATGGCGTTCTTTTGAGCTGATGTGATTCCGTGATTATATTCAGGTGTCACGAAAATATAACCATCTAGCGATGCGATTTTTTCAGACCAAGGTTTTGCCTCTGGCGTTTGATAGTCTTGGCTGTAAGCAGCGGAGATGGGCTCGTTATAAAGGGGTAAGTTGTAATCAGCAATATCTACTACCTCATATGCTGCATCTTGTCGCTTGTCAGCCCATTCTTTTAGCTTATTTGCGACCTTGATACTGTTACGGTTTGGGCGAGTACTACCTGTGATGATTCCAATGTTCAACATCTGTATTCCTCCTCAAATTTGGTTAGTAAAAAATCTGTCTTACAAGCCAAGGATAACGCAAATCAGGGGGAAAGACAAATGCTTTACTTCGAATTTGAATGAAAATCCTCCTTCCGACCGATAACAAAACCGCTCCTTTTTCTTATAATTATGGTATTGAAGGAGGGAGACCATGAAAACGAAGAAACGCTTAATCACAACCCCGACATCAAAGATCAAACAATTAACAACAGCCGTAATGAGCGGTAAGTTAGATAAACGGAAAAGATGGCTGATTGCGGGGATTTTATTGTATGTGATTAGTCCCATTGATGTGATTCCTGATTTTCTACCGATTGCAGGTTATGCGGATGATGTCGTGCTGCCTATTCTCTTATTGGTTGCTGAGCACATGATGACCCAACACACTGAAGACAAACGTAAAGATGTTAGCCCACAAGATTAATCTATGACAATCCGCACAGAAGCGAGCCGTTTCTGTGCTTTTTTTGTTGTCTAGGGTATAATTTTAAAAAAGAGCAAAGTGGGGCGAATGATATGGTTGTTTTAGAAAATGAACGATTGAAAGTAACAATTGCCAAAAAAGGAGCGGAGCTTCAAAGTGTCTTTCATAAGGCAGAGCAGTTTGATTATATTTGGCAAGGGGCGGAAGGGTTTTGGTCGAAACAGTCACCTAATTTATTCCCGATTGTCGGTCGCTTGATTGATAATAAGCATATCAAGGATGGCCAAATTTACGAGATGAATCAACATGGCTTTGCTAGGGATAATGACTTTGAGCTTGTGGAACAAACGGCAGAATCGGCTTCTTTTGTCTTAGTGGAAAATGACGAGACACTCGCACGCTATCCCTATGCCTTTCAGTTAAAACTGACCTATACCTTAAAGGAAAATGCAGTCACCGTTTTATTTGAAGTCGAAAATCGTTCTGACGAAACAATGCCCTATTCGCTAGGCGGGCATCCAGCCTTTAACGTGCCGTTAAATGGCGAGGGTCGCTTTGAAGACTATGAGCTTCACTTCAACAATAATACGCTGACCGATTTTGAGTATCACGAGATGAATCCTGCGCCTTATGTGAGTGGTATTAAACGTCCGCTAACTGCCGTTAAGGAAGGGAAATTGAAAGTAGACCGTGAGCTGTTTGGTGCGGGTCTCATTATTGATGGCCAGGATGGCGCTCTTCAAAAAGCTAGCTTAGTATCTAATCAAACCGAGCATAGCGTGACCATTTTCATGAATGATTTTCCTTATTTATGTGTGTGGACAGAAGAAGGTGTTGAAGCACCGTTCTTATGCGTGGAGCCTTTCCATGGCATGGCTGACCAGCACGGTGAAATAGGTGAACTGGCTAACAAACGAGGCATTCAATTGTTAGAAGCAGGACAAAAGAATGGCCATTCTTATCAGATGGTGTTTGATTATCAAAGTGAGGTTCAACTAACTAACAAAGAGGGAGAAAGTAGCCTTCATCATGTTTCAGAAGCAGGGTTAGACCATTTGCGCCAGCAATTAATAGACCAAACACAAGCTGAATTTGAAATAAATGGGACAACTTACCTAAAAGCAGATTTAACCCATGTTGCAATGGAAAACTGGACTATATCATTTGATTCTAAGTAAACGAAAAAGAGAGGCTGGAATTTTCCAGCCTCTCTTTTTTATTTCATTTAAATTGGACTTAAT
This genomic interval from Jeotgalibaca arthritidis contains the following:
- a CDS encoding aldo/keto reductase, giving the protein MFGNEKVTLSNGTTIPVLGYGTWRNTDPKECVEGVKVALELGYRHIDTAQMYGNEELVGEGMRLSGVPREEIYLTSKLNNSNHGYENAVRTIDESLEKLGTDYMDLFLIHWPEVAGHEEDWAEDNIETWRALEEAYEAGKLKAIGVSNFKVKHLENLLPNCRIKPMVNQIRLHPGVLQTETVAMSREAGMAIEAWSPLSPIPQMLEDDAIVKMAEKYKKSIAQLLLRYCLDKNYIPLTKSVHSERIKENAEIFDFKLEQADLDYFDQWEWQGDIFL
- a CDS encoding ABC transporter ATP-binding protein; the encoded protein is MISVKGLSKTFYGQLALNDINFSIAKGEIFGFLGPSGAGKTTTINILTGQLLADSGQVIMFDKEVGHLQASDFERVGIVSDTSGYYEKLSLYKNILLYAKLFGVKKQEVDEILKRVDLYASKDKPAEKLSTGMKQRMLLARAIINKPDVLFLDEPTSGLDPTTSKRIHELLLELKSSGTSIFLTTHDMNEATFLCDRLVLLNQGELIESGTPQEIIHRNNHVKALKIAFIDGSSVKIPFENLTSYISRDDIFSIHSCEPTLEDIFIKLTGVRLDAQ
- a CDS encoding ABC transporter permease, which encodes MLNRTVTLIWLRAQMLLSNKNLLIQIAMPYALALLYKKFLNPSGGNTIEILFTCLGMSFAFSLGNMVSNIISEEKEKNNLKTLILSGVGSSEYIISTLFFPIILGVLTIVSFPLLVESNLGNNYLNYWIVSVLTAIAVVLLNLSIALLSSSQSKTQINTLPVIFITSLLPMFSLSNHTLEKINSYSFMGSYTEFFVSLTKNSDYSIKSESFYVLLAWLIVLLALNMVAFKMNLSGKVTKKTKKLNLGYLFLKKSI
- a CDS encoding sodium:calcium antiporter, whose translation is MTTFISSQSWLILMLIFAASLYLLSKATDHLVDHAVTLSRQFGVSELLIGATIVSLGTTLPELATSVVALINGTTDFALGNAIGSVVTNTTLVLGVGSLAGSMPVAKTTASRLPFLIGSILLIIVASQYPFENHFFSAGQIHPLIGVALLLGLGLYMWLSFRTPAGEAEHKEKAVEPNQPTALFLKEGLIIFISAVGVAASASILVSTVETAASRLGVSEAVIAGTVVALGTSLPELSTTYASVKKGYGGLAIGNIIGANSLNLLLVLGVSIAFSPAGLGVPAIFYQLHFPLAVLVIGMLTYFIFNTKKLAISKREGLILLVVYFIYLLLNLVL
- a CDS encoding NADPH-dependent FMN reductase, with product MLNIGIITGSTRPNRNSIKVANKLKEWADKRQDAAYEVVDIADYNLPLYNEPISAAYSQDYQTPEAKPWSEKIASLDGYIFVTPEYNHGITSAQKNAIDYLYVEFNNKPAGIVSYGSSGGVRAAEALRIVLAELQVASVRTHVAMSLFTDFENMSEFTPAALHEDTFNAQLDQVISWGEALKTVREK
- a CDS encoding helix-turn-helix domain-containing protein; the encoded protein is MTNLGKTIRILRKSKNMTLAQLADGIISLPFLSKYERNSSDISASSFLSLLERLNVNLREFEELNSSGKEYSQKNFFKNYREALISDDLFLLNKLLNQEKEYLELDGNYRHKHNIVLINQYINKISGLAFDNNQVKLITNYLLQVEDWGYYELSLFGNSLFSLPIDSIDFLCKVAFKKASFFSDIFYLKNDLALIACNVIIVMIEQDELHRLDSLFLLADRNLENTRFYYEKNKVNYLKGLYEIKKGNIEVGKQHCMKAIETMYSLGDNINAKAHQEELKKYLN
- a CDS encoding aldose 1-epimerase family protein; protein product: MVVLENERLKVTIAKKGAELQSVFHKAEQFDYIWQGAEGFWSKQSPNLFPIVGRLIDNKHIKDGQIYEMNQHGFARDNDFELVEQTAESASFVLVENDETLARYPYAFQLKLTYTLKENAVTVLFEVENRSDETMPYSLGGHPAFNVPLNGEGRFEDYELHFNNNTLTDFEYHEMNPAPYVSGIKRPLTAVKEGKLKVDRELFGAGLIIDGQDGALQKASLVSNQTEHSVTIFMNDFPYLCVWTEEGVEAPFLCVEPFHGMADQHGEIGELANKRGIQLLEAGQKNGHSYQMVFDYQSEVQLTNKEGESSLHHVSEAGLDHLRQQLIDQTQAEFEINGTTYLKADLTHVAMENWTISFDSK
- a CDS encoding YkvA family protein codes for the protein MKTKKRLITTPTSKIKQLTTAVMSGKLDKRKRWLIAGILLYVISPIDVIPDFLPIAGYADDVVLPILLLVAEHMMTQHTEDKRKDVSPQD